The following are encoded in a window of Bacillus xiapuensis genomic DNA:
- a CDS encoding manganese-dependent inorganic pyrophosphatase, which yields MEKVLIFGHKNPDTDSICSAIAYAALKKELGVHAEPVRLGHINSETEYALKQFQAEAPRLIEKAAPEADKVILVDHNERQQSVDDIQDVRILEVIDHHRIANFETSDPLYYRAEPVGCTATILNKMYKENGIAVPKNIAGLMLSAIISDSLLFKSPTCTEEDIAAARELAEIAGVQAEDYGLEMLKAGADLSGKSAEELISLDAKVFPMGSRKVEIAQVNAVDTAEVLARQTEIEAAMNRVIEEKELDLFLFVVTDILNSDSVAVAAGREAAVVEQAFKVELKDRTALLEGVVSRKKQIVPVLTDLLQKK from the coding sequence ATGGAAAAAGTACTTATTTTCGGTCACAAGAACCCTGATACGGATTCGATTTGTTCAGCCATTGCTTATGCGGCTTTGAAAAAGGAATTGGGAGTTCATGCAGAGCCTGTGCGTCTTGGCCATATTAATAGTGAAACGGAATATGCATTAAAGCAATTCCAAGCGGAGGCTCCGCGCCTGATTGAAAAAGCGGCTCCAGAAGCGGATAAGGTGATTTTGGTTGACCATAACGAGCGTCAGCAAAGTGTGGATGACATTCAAGATGTCCGTATTTTGGAAGTCATCGACCACCATCGCATTGCTAATTTTGAAACGAGCGATCCTTTATATTATCGGGCAGAGCCTGTTGGCTGCACGGCAACCATTTTAAATAAAATGTATAAAGAAAATGGGATAGCGGTTCCGAAAAACATAGCGGGATTAATGCTGTCGGCGATTATCTCTGATTCATTATTGTTTAAATCTCCAACTTGCACGGAGGAGGATATCGCTGCTGCCCGCGAACTGGCAGAGATTGCAGGTGTACAAGCGGAAGATTACGGTTTGGAGATGCTGAAAGCCGGCGCCGATCTTAGCGGCAAATCGGCAGAGGAACTGATTTCTCTTGATGCGAAGGTGTTCCCGATGGGAAGCCGCAAAGTAGAGATTGCTCAAGTAAATGCGGTCGATACGGCGGAAGTGCTTGCTCGGCAAACGGAAATTGAAGCGGCGATGAACCGTGTAATAGAGGAGAAAGAGCTTGACTTGTTCCTGTTTGTTGTCACAGATATCTTGAACAGCGATTCTGTTGCTGTGGCGGCCGGCCGTGAAGCGGCTGTTGTTGAACAAGCCTTTAAGGTAGAATTGAAGGACCGAACAGCGCTGCTTGAAGGCGTTGTCTCCCGCAAAAAGCAGATTGTTCCTGTATTAACCGATCTATTACAAAAGAAGTAA
- a CDS encoding peptide MFS transporter, giving the protein MDIKLKEKIVQGIPQKGFFGHPKGLFTLFFTEFWERFSYYGMRAILIYYMYYSVSEGGLGLDKSTALAIMSIYGALVYMSGIIGGWIADRLLGTSRTVFYGGVLIMFGHIILALPAGAMALFVSMAFIIIGTGLLKPNVSSMVGDIYRDADTRRDAGFSIFYMGINMGGLLAPLIVGTIGQQYNFHLGFGIAAVGMFIGLVLFMMTKKKNLGLAGMYVPNPLSPEERKKAFGIFSAGAIVILIVGAISYQTGYLTLDRFILFISILGIIIPAAYFIVMYLSSKTTDVERSRLLAYIPLFIAAMMFWAIQEQGANILAVYANDRVQLEFAGIELQSSWFQTLNPLFIVLLAPVFAWMWTKLGDRQPSTSRKFSLGIIFAGLSFLLMIFPAYINGTESLVNPLWLAGSFFLVVIGELCLSPVGLAATTKLAPSAFSAQTMSLWFMSNASAQAINAQIVGFYSENTEVAYFGVIGGLSILLGVLLFLVAPKIQSMMKGVR; this is encoded by the coding sequence ATGGACATTAAACTAAAAGAAAAGATTGTCCAGGGTATACCGCAAAAAGGGTTTTTCGGACATCCGAAAGGTTTGTTTACATTATTTTTTACTGAATTTTGGGAACGCTTTTCTTACTATGGTATGAGAGCTATACTGATTTATTACATGTATTATTCTGTTTCAGAAGGCGGGCTTGGCTTAGACAAGAGCACGGCGCTGGCCATCATGTCCATTTATGGAGCACTCGTGTATATGTCAGGCATCATTGGCGGCTGGATCGCTGACCGACTTCTGGGAACATCTAGAACCGTATTCTACGGCGGCGTGCTGATTATGTTCGGTCATATCATCTTAGCGCTGCCGGCGGGCGCGATGGCCTTGTTTGTATCCATGGCGTTCATCATCATCGGTACCGGTCTTTTGAAACCGAATGTGTCAAGCATGGTGGGGGATATTTACAGAGATGCGGATACTCGCCGTGATGCTGGATTTAGTATTTTTTATATGGGAATTAACATGGGCGGTTTACTTGCACCGCTGATTGTCGGAACGATCGGTCAGCAATATAATTTTCATCTGGGCTTCGGGATCGCAGCCGTTGGAATGTTTATCGGATTGGTTTTATTTATGATGACAAAGAAGAAAAATTTGGGATTGGCCGGGATGTACGTGCCGAATCCGTTAAGTCCTGAGGAACGCAAAAAAGCATTTGGCATCTTCTCTGCTGGCGCCATTGTAATTCTGATCGTCGGAGCAATCAGCTATCAAACCGGCTATTTAACATTAGATCGATTCATTTTATTTATCAGCATTTTAGGAATTATTATTCCGGCTGCGTATTTTATAGTGATGTACCTCAGCTCCAAAACAACTGATGTGGAGCGTTCGCGTTTGCTTGCCTATATCCCGCTGTTTATCGCTGCTATGATGTTTTGGGCCATTCAAGAGCAAGGGGCCAATATTTTAGCCGTATACGCAAATGATCGGGTTCAATTAGAATTTGCCGGTATAGAATTGCAATCATCTTGGTTTCAAACACTGAATCCGTTATTTATCGTCCTATTAGCGCCGGTATTTGCTTGGATGTGGACAAAGCTTGGCGATCGTCAGCCGTCCACGTCAAGAAAATTTTCTCTCGGCATTATTTTTGCAGGCCTTTCGTTCTTGCTTATGATCTTTCCGGCTTATATCAATGGAACAGAATCCCTTGTGAATCCATTATGGCTCGCAGGCAGCTTCTTTCTAGTGGTGATCGGGGAATTATGCTTGTCGCCGGTGGGTCTGGCGGCAACTACAAAGCTGGCGCCATCCGCTTTCTCCGCGCAAACAATGAGCCTGTGGTTCATGTCTAACGCATCCGCTCAAGCAATCAATGCGCAGATTGTCGGCTTCTACTCGGAGAACACAGAGGTTGCTTACTTTGGCGTCATTGGAGGCCTGTCTATTCTTCTCGGAGTGCTTCTCTTTCTTGTAGCTCCGAAAATTCAAAGCATGATGAAGGGAGTAAGATAA
- a CDS encoding GntR family transcriptional regulator: MNVQPAKDKTTVVHYVTKHLRQAILNGTFEEGERLIQEDWAKLLNVSRMPIREALGQLQSEGLVQIIPHKGAVVTPITKEDIEEIYSLRASLEGLAAERSLPFLTKTDKEELGEILQQMEALQLTDETNELYIQLNERFHKLVRKGCPWTRLLKAVENLGISPIAPSLLADYYSETQREHRFIYEAVKRNDPAELKAAIEYHIVRTKNNLIAYMEGLKAPEGT; this comes from the coding sequence ATGAATGTTCAGCCAGCTAAAGATAAAACGACGGTCGTCCATTATGTAACAAAACATCTCAGACAGGCTATACTGAATGGCACATTTGAAGAAGGGGAGAGGTTAATTCAAGAAGATTGGGCCAAGCTTCTCAATGTCAGCCGGATGCCGATCCGCGAGGCGCTCGGGCAGCTTCAATCGGAAGGGCTGGTTCAAATTATTCCCCATAAAGGAGCAGTGGTTACGCCAATTACAAAGGAAGATATTGAAGAAATTTATTCTTTGAGGGCTTCTTTAGAAGGGCTGGCTGCGGAAAGGTCTCTTCCTTTTTTAACGAAAACAGATAAAGAAGAGCTTGGAGAAATATTGCAGCAGATGGAGGCATTGCAGTTAACCGATGAAACAAATGAATTATATATTCAATTAAATGAACGCTTCCATAAGCTGGTGCGCAAAGGCTGTCCGTGGACAAGGCTGCTTAAGGCTGTGGAGAATCTTGGGATTTCCCCGATCGCTCCGAGCTTGCTGGCTGATTATTATTCAGAAACACAGCGTGAACACCGATTTATTTATGAAGCGGTGAAGCGGAATGATCCGGCAGAATTGAAGGCGGCTATCGAATATCACATTGTAAGAACTAAAAATAATTTGATTGCTTACATGGAAGGGTTAAAGGCACCCGAAGGAACATAA